Proteins encoded together in one Vigna angularis cultivar LongXiaoDou No.4 chromosome 5, ASM1680809v1, whole genome shotgun sequence window:
- the LOC108324347 gene encoding putative disease resistance protein At3g14460 — MAADLITGTLVSTFVQMTIDNLASRFVDIFRGNKSNKKQLSNLKMKLQAVDVVADDAEQKQFTDLRVRDWLLTAKCVMLDTEDLLEEIDHALSKSQVEAESQSSAKKVWNSLKSSFVSFFKNEIESRMEKLIENLEYLATQSHDLGLKTVDDVGVGSVFGSKLRSTYLPNESVIYGRDDDKEFVINWLTSDIPNNLSILSIVGMGGVGKTTLAQHVFNDLRVDEATYDVKAWVCVSVEFDVLKVSRKILEDVTGSPDESTNTDMVHRRLKENLTGKKFLLVLDDVWNENLSNWEEVQKPLLFGAQGSRIVVTTRSKEVASTMRSEEHFLEQLQEEHSSKLFAKHAFHNDTQPNPQCREIGMKIVKKCKGLPLALKTIGSLLYNKSSVSEWDTVFQNEIWELPKERCNIVPALALSYIHLPSHLKACFAYCALFPKDYEFKKERLIQLWMTENFLQQSKTPEETCQQYFNDLLSRSFFQRSGDTEELFVMHDLLNDLATYVAGDIYFRWELGQTNKIQKVTRHFLFELSNFGHFHGFGTLCKTKRLRTFLPTSDRKLVYFYWYCNMRIDELLTKFKFLRILSLSHCSNLEELPDSVGNLEHLRSLDLSFTNIKKLSEKICSLSHLQILKLNCCSLLEELPSNLHLITTLCRLEFIYTKVRKVPPGLEKLKNLTVIMNTFGVDHSMESGIQRLGKLNNLYEDLRIWGLQDIENPEDALEADLKSKTHLMSLTLGWERTGNSIDSKKAEDVLENLQPSKNLEVLSIFNYGGNKFPNWWLLDDSLPNLVSLVLRNCDSCQHLPPLGLLPFLNNLYISGFDEIVSIDADFHGNNSSSFQSLKNLEFSDMKQWEKWECQAVTGAFPNLQILSIKDCPKLKGQLPKLPVPLGTLKITECQQLEAFLPRTRALDLRDGGKLQLDWATMKWPRMGGHHMKALFSEGDGSHTLDDLEIEESISDDSIPLTTFPLDSFPTVKTLVLSGFGNLQMISQDDVHNHLQYLEIKECPELESLPANMHMLLPSLWMLEIIDCPRLKLLSKGGLPSNLERMKLINCSRFVGSLKGAFGDISSLESLEISKLDAACFPDESLLPPSLAELTIRDCPNLEKLDYKGLSQLSSLQSLVLEDCPKLQCLPEHGLPQPISNLKIINCPLLKQRCQRRGEDWEKIAHIQYLNIRWKRAT, encoded by the exons ATGGCTGCTGACTTGATTACCGGTACTCTTGTGTCCACCTTCGTTCAGATGACTATTGACAATTTGGCTTCTCGTTTTGTGGACATATTTCGTGGAAATAAAAGCAACAAGAAGCAGCTAAGCAACTTGAAGATGAAACTCCAAGCCGTTGATGTTGTGGCTGATGATGCAGAACAGAAACAGTTCACAGATCTACGTGTGAGAGACTGGCTTCTCACAGCCAAATGTGTCATGCTTGATACAGAGGATCTCTTGGAGGAAATAGATCATGCACTCTCCAAAAGCCAAGTGGAAGCTGAGTCTCAGAGTTCTGCTAAAAAGGTGTGGAATTCCCTCAAATCTTCTTTCGTCAGTttctttaaaaatgaaattgaatcaaGGATGGAAAAACTCATTGAGAACCTAGAATATCTAGCAACACAAAGCCATGATCTAGGTTTGAAAACGGTCGATGATGTTGGGGTGGGATCAGTATTCGGCAGTAAACTACGATCAACATATTTGCCAAACGAAAGTGTTATCTATGGCAGAGATGATGACAAAGAATTTGTCATTAACTGGCTCACATCTGACATTCCCAACAACCTATCTATACTTTCTATAGTGGGAATGGGAGGGGTGGGTAAGACTACTCTTGCCCAACATGTATTCAATGATCTAAGGGTGGATGAGGCTACATATGATGTCAAAGCGTGGGTTTGTGTTTCagttgaatttgatgttttgaAGGTATCAAGAAAAATTCTTGAGGATGTTACTGGATCACCTGATGAGAGTACAAATACAGATATGGTTCACAGAAGGTTGAAAGAAAATCTGACGGGGAAAAaatttcttcttgttttggatGATGTTTGGAACGAAAACCTATCTAATTGGGAAGAAGTGCAGAAGCCACTTCTTTTCGGAGCGCAAGGGAGTAGGATTGTTGTGACTACCCGTAGTAAGGAAGTTGCTTCTACCATGCGGTCAGAAGAACACTTTCTAGAGCAATTGCAGGAAGAACATAGCTCCAAGTTGTTTGCTAAACATGCATTTCATAATGATACTCAACCAAATCCACAGTGCAGGGAGATTGGCATGAAGattgttaaaaaatgtaaagGATTACCTCTTGCCTTAAAAACAATAGGAAGTCTATTATACAACAAATCATCTGTTTCAGAATGGGACACTGTGTTCCAAAACGAGATATGGGAACTGCCAAAAGAGCGTTGTAATATTGTTCCCGCTTTAGCATTGAGCTATATCCACCTTCCTTCCCATTTGAAGGCATGCTTTGCTTATTGTGCCTTGTTCCCCAAGGATTATGAGTTTAAGAAGGAACGTTTGATACAATTGTGGATGACTGAAAACTTCCTACAGCAAAGTAAGACTCCGGAAGAAACTTGCCAACAATACTTCAATGATCTACTATCAAGGTCCTTCTTTCAACGATCAGGTGATACGGAAGAACTGTTTGTGATGCATGACCTTCTAAATGATTTGGCAACATATGTCGCTGGAGACATATATTTCAGGTGGGAACTTGGTCAAACAAATAAGATACAAAAAGTAACTCggcattttttatttgaacttaGTAACTTTGGGCACTTTCATGGGTTTGGAACTTTATGCAAAACGAAAAGGTTGCGTACATTTCTTCCAACATCAGATAGGAAATTGGTTTACTTTTATTGGTATTGTAATATGCGGATAGATGAATTATTGACCAAGTTCAAGTTCTTGCGTATCTTATCGCTCTCTCATTGTTCTAATCTTGAAGAGTTACCTGACTCTGTCGGCAATCTTGAGCATCTCCGTTCATTAGACCTCTCCtttacaaacataaaaaaactatCTGAAAAGATATGTTCACTTTCCCACTTGCAAATACTGAAGTTGAACTGTTGTAGCCTTTTGGAGGAGTTGCCCTCAAATTTGCATTTAATCACCACTTTGTGTCGCCTTGAATTTATATACACTAAAGTGAGAAAAGTGCCACCAGGTTTGGAAAAACTAAAGAATCTTACAGTAATAATGAATACTTTTGGTGTTGACCATAGCATGGAGTCGGGTATTCAACGGCTAGGAAAGCTCAACAACCTTTATGAAGACCTAAGAATTTGGGGACTGCAGGACATAGAGAATCCTGAGGATGCATTAGAAGCCGATTTGAAGAGTAAAACACACCTTATGAGTCTGACATTGGGATGGGAGAGGACGGGGAACTCTATTGATTCAAAAAAAGCAGAGGACGTACTTGAGAATCTGCAACCTTCCAAAAACTTAGAGGTATTGTCAATCTTTAACTATGGTGGGAATAAATTTCCAAATTGGTGGTTACTTGATGATTCCTTACCAAACCTGGTGTCCTTAGTGTTGCGCAATTGTGATTCTTGCCAACATTTACCTCCGCTTGGTCTTTTGCCATTTCTGAATAACCTGTATATTTCAGGGTTTGATGAGATAGTGAGCATTGATGCTGATTTTCATGGAAACAACTCTTCTTCATTTCAATCCCTTAAAAATTTGGAGTTCTCTGATATGAAGCAATGGGAAAAATGGGAATGCCAAGCTGTGACAGGTGCTTTTCCAAATCTTCAAATTCTTTCTATAAAGGATTGTCCGAAACTGAAAGGACAGCTGCCAAAGCTACCTGTTCCTTTAGGAACACTAAAAATTACAGAATGCCAACAACTTGAAGCTTTCCTTCCCAGGACTCGAGCATTAGACCTACGTGACGGTGGAAAGTTGCAATTGGATTGGGCTACAATGAAATGGCCTAGAATGGGCGGGCACCACATGAAAGCATTATTCTCTGAAGGTGATGGGTCCCACACTCTTGATGACTTGGAAATTGAAGAGTCAATCAGTGATGACTCTATCCCTCTAACGACCTTTCCACTAGACTCCTTTCCAACAGTGAAGACACTTGTTCTTTCTGGGTTTGGTAATCTACAGATGATTTCACAGGATGACGTTCACAATCACCTCCAGTATCTGGAAATCAAAGAGTGCCCTGAATTAGAATCATTGCCTGCAAACATGCATATGTTGCTTCCATCTCTCTGGATGCTAGAGATAATAGACTGTCCAAGACTCAAGTTGTTGTCTAAAGGTGGTTTGCCATCGAATCTAGAAAGGATGAAACTCATTAATTGCTCTAGATTTGTTGGGTCACTGAAAGGAGCTTTCGGAGACATTTCTTCTTTGGAAAGCTTGGAGATATCAAAACTGGATGCAGCATGTTTTCCTGATGAAAGTTTGCTTCCACCCTCTCTTGCCGAACTTACCATTCGTGATTGTCCAAACCTAGAAAAACTAGACTATAAGGGGCTTTCTCAACTCTCTTCTCTCCAATCGTTGGTTCTTGAGGACTGCCCCAAACTTCAATGTTTACCAGAGCACGGTCTTCCCCAACCAATTTCGAAtcttaaaataatcaattgtcCTTTGCTCAAACAGCGTTGCCAGAGAAGAGGCGAAGACTGGGAAAAGATTGCTCACATTCAATATCTGAACATAAG atggaagcGCGCTACTTGA
- the LOC108324826 gene encoding uncharacterized protein LOC108324826, translated as MAFYTDSDPVMCRAFSLSLKEEALEWYNTLPPNTVDCFATVENLFRRQYASNRKQEVTPADLVNTKQEKGETLKAFMKRYTETARRVREIDQSFIINNLPSCMRPRYFVEKLYARSPKTVEELQERAAEFIRMEEMRLSQRKRQQEADVGGSRKDGKQPFDNNDKNRELPRPFKFHHYTTLNAPRAKVLEEALSAKLLTPRRKPFPRNADERKSCRYHQNHGHITEDCITLKNEIENLIRAGHLRRFIKEARYSLPKEGYSRRSPERVNRKDERGRGYSRSPSCHRERLVRGFIN; from the coding sequence ATGGCATTCTATACAGACAGCGACCCGGTCATGTGCAGAGCCTTCTCGTTATCACTTAAGGAAGAGGCATTGGAATGGTATAACACTCTTCCTCCCAacacagtggattgcttcgcTACTGTGGAAAACCTCTTTAGGAGACAATACGCATCCAATCGGAAACAGGAGGTAACCCCGGCGGATTTGGTAAATACTAAGCAGGAGAAaggagaaactttgaaggcTTTTATGAAGAGGTATACTGAAACCGCACGACGGGTTAGAGAGATAGATCAatcttttattatcaataatttgCCTTCGTGTATGAGACCAAGATATTTTGTGGAAAAATTGTATGCACGATCGCCAAAAACTGTGGAGGAGCTCCAAGAGCGAGCAGCTGAGTTCATCCGTATGGAGGAAATGCGATTGTCACAAAGGAAACGACAGCAAGAGGCTGATGTGGGCGGAAGTAGAAAGGACGGCAAACAACCGTTCGACAATAACGATAAGAATAGGGAGCTTCCCCGGCCATTCAAGTTTCACCATTATACAACCCTCAATGCACCTAGGGCAAAAGTTCTCGAAGAAGCCCTTAGCGCAAAACTTCTCACACCCCGAAGGAAACCATTTCCAAGAAACGCAGATGAAAGGAAGAGTTGCCGGTACCATCAAAACCATGGACATATTACAGAAGACTGCATCacgttaaaaaatgaaatagaaaatcttATCCGGGCGGGACATCTCCGTAGGTTTATAAAGGAAGCAAGATACAGCCTCCCCAAGGAAGGATATTCGCGAAGAAGCCCCGAGCGGGTAAATAGGAAAGACGAGCGAGGGCGGGGCTATAGTCGCAGTCCTAGTTGTCATCGGGAACGGTTGGTTCGTGGATTTATCAACTAA